In Enterobacteriaceae endosymbiont of Plateumaris rustica, the genomic window TTTTCCAATTACTACGATGATATATATGTTTTTTATTTTTTTTTGTTTTTCCTTTTACTATTAAAGTATTTATATTTTTAATTTTTACATTAAAAATTTTTTGAATAGCTATTTTTATATCTTTTTTAGTTGCTTTTTTTAATACTTTAATAGTAAAAGTATTTGTTTTTTCTATTGCTAAAGAAGATTTTTCAGATATATGAGGAGATTGTAAAATTTTAAAAAAAAATCCTGTTAAAATCATTTTAATATTTCCTCTATATGTTTAATTGCATTTATAGTTATAATAATTTTATCACTATTAATTAAACTAATTGGATTAATATTCATTGAATTTTTTATTTCTATATTATGTAAATTACGAGATGCTAAAAATAAATTTTTTTCTATTGATATAGAAATAATAATTATTTTTTTAAAACTAAAATTTTTTAGTTTATTTATTAAAATTTTAGTTTTAGGTTTTTTTATAATAAAATCACTTAATAAAATTATTCTATTTTTTCTAAAAAGTTCTGAAAAAATACTCTTTAATGCATTACGATACATTTTTTTATTAACTTTTTTGTAATATATTTTATTTTTAGATGCAAAAGTAACTCCTCCAGAGCGCCAAATAGGACTTTGTAATGAACCAGCTCTAGCTTTACCTGTACCCTTTTGTCTCCATGGTTTTTTTCCAGATCCTTTAACTTCACCTCTCGTTTTTTGTGCTTTACTTCCTTGTCTACTAACTGTTCTATAAGATTCTACTACTTGATGTATTAAAGATTTATTATAATGTCTATTAAAAACTTTATCTGATAATATAACTTTATTTTTGGTATCTTTTGTTATAATTTCCATTTTTTATTCCTGAATAAAAGTTTAATTTTTTCAATTTTTAATTTAAATTTTTAATAGCAGGTTTAACAATAACATTACTTCCAATAAATCCAGGAATAGCACCTTTAATTAATAATAATCTTTTTTTTATATTTAATTTAATAATATTCAAATTTTGAATAGTAATTTTTTTATTTCCTAATTGACCTGCCATTTTTTTACCTTTAAAAACTTTTCCTGGAGTTTGATTTTGACCAATAGATCCAGGAACTCTATGAGATAATGAATTTCCATGACTAGCATCTTGAGTTTTAAAATTCCATCTTTTAACAGTACCTGAAAAACCTTTTCCCTTTGAAATTCCAGTTATATCAACTTTTTTTATTTTACTAAAAATTTCAATAGTTATATTTTGACCTATATAAAATTTATTTTCATTATTAGAAATTAAACGATGTTCCCATAATATATAACCAGCTGGAGTTTTTGCTTTAGCAAAATGTCCTGCTTCAGCTTTATTTATACGACTAACTTTTTTTGTACCTGTTGTCATTTGAATAGCACTATAACCATCATTTATAACAGTTTTTATTTGAGTAATACTAATAGATTCAAATTTTATTACTGTTATAGGAATAGACATTCCATCTTCAGTAAAAATACGAGTCATTCCTAATTTTTTACCGATTAAACTAATCATGATTATATAACCTCACAAAATATTAAAAAAATATTTTTATTAACCTAAACTAATTTGTACATCTACTCCAGCTGCTAAATCTAAACGCATTAACGCATCTACAGTTTTTTCTGTAGGTTTTATAATATCAACTAAACGTTTATGAGTACGAATTTCATATTGATCACGAGCATCTTTATTAACATGTGGAGAAATTAAAATTGTAAAACGTTCTTTTTGTGTGGGTAATGGTATAGGACCATGTACCTGTGCACCAGTGCGTTTAGCAGTTTCAACAATCTCAGCAGTTGATTGATCTATTAAACGATGATCAAAAGCTTTTAGACGAATACGGATTCTTTGGTTCTGCATTATTAAATCAGAGCCTCTAATTTAAAAAAAATAAAATAACCTTCTACAAACTTTAAAATAGCTTTGAGAGGACCTATGTGATATTATAATATTTATAAAATTATTATGATATAATCTTCTATTATGACTTATAAAATATATAGAAAGCAATATATTTAATCTATAAAATTTAAAAAAACAATATATAAAATGTAATCAAAATTTTTTTGAACAATATATTATTATTAATAATATTAAAAAAATATTTTTTATAAAAAATAATAATAAAAATTAAAAATTATTATAATATGTTTCTAAATAAAAAAAATATAACTTTATTAGCTTTTGATTATGGAACTAAAAATATAGGTGTAGCAGTTGGGCAAACTATCATCGGAATAGCCCATTCATTAAAAAAAATAAAAAATAATAAAAAAGGAAAACCTGACTGGAATGAATTTAAAAAAATAATAAAATATTGGAAACCAAATAAAATAATAATAGGTTTACCATTAAATATGAATGGTAGTGAACAAAATATTACAATATTAACTAAAAAATTTGCATATCTTATAAAAACTAAATTTAATGTAAATGTAGAATTACATGATGAACGTTTAAGTACTATTGAAGCTAAAAATATTTTATTTACAAATGGAGGATGGAAAATGTTAAAAAAAAATGATGTAAATTCATTATCAGCATCAGTTATTCTTCAAAGTTGGTTTGAAAATAATAAATTCTATTTGAAAATAAAAAAATAAAATTATTTGATTAAATATAAAAAAATATCTTTTTAGTAAATTATTGAATCAAATATAAAAATTTATTATTATAAGTATGAGGTAACGATGTTGACATTAACATTTTTAGGTAGAAGTATATTTGAAATTACCATAATGACTTTATTAATGAGAATTTGGATTAATTTATTTATGAATGATATCTATAATTCTTTTTCTCAATTTATTATATTAGTAACACAACCTTTTATAACACCAATAAAATTTTTTATACCTAATATAAAAAATTTTGAGATATCATCATTTATACTATTAAGTATTATTTGTATAATGAAATATCCAATATTAACTTATTTAGAAGTAACTTTCGTACCTTATATTCTTTCTTTAACAACATATATTTTTATAGGTTTTTTTTCATTAGTAAAAGGTATAGGATATTTAATATTTTGGTTAATAACTATACGTTCTATATTTAGTTGGTTTAATAGAAATTATAATGATTTTGATATAGTATTAAATAAATTAACAGATCAAATTTTAAATTTTACAAGAAAATATATTTCTCCTATTTATAATGTAGATATGTCTGCATTCATAATTACTATGAGTTTATATTTTTTAAATTTTTTAGGTTATGATTTATTTCCTGGTTTTTGGTCAATAATTTAACTTATAAAATATGCAAAAAAAATATTATAGTTTATATATTCATATACCTTGGTGTTTAAAAAAGTGTCCTTATTGTGATTTTTATTCTTTAGTTACTTCTGATATTAATTTTAATAAAAATATAAAACAGAGATATATTAATAATTTATTACTTGATTTAGAAAATGACTTATTTTTTTTAAAAAAAAATAAAATTTATATTAAAAGTATTTTTTTTGGTGGAGGAACACCTAGTTTAATAAATGGAAAATTAATTTCTTATTTATTAAATGAAATAAATAAAAAAGTATATATAAAAAAATCAGCTGAAATTACTATTGAAACAAATCCTTCATCTATTAATAAAAAAAATATTTTAGAATATAAAAAAAGTGGAATTAATCGTATTTCTATAGGAATCCAAAGTTTTAATGATATTAGTTTAAAATTATTAGGTAGAATTCATTCTGCTAAAGATGCTATTAATGCTATTCACACAGTAATTGATAATGGTTTTACAAATTTTAATATAGATTTAATGTATGGTATTCCTAAACAATCATTAAAAGAAGCAAAAAATGATTTATATCAAACATTATTATTTAATCCTAAACACATATCATGGTATCAACTAACAATAGAACCTAACACAATTTTTGGTAAATATAAACCAAAAAATTTACCAAAAAATGATATTTTATGGAAAATTTTTAAAGAAGGAAAAAAAATTTTAAAAAAATATGGATATATTAATTATGAAATATCTTCTTTTGTAAAAGAAAATATTTTTAAATGTAAACATAATTTAAATTATTGGAACTTTGGAGATTATATTGGTATAGGATGTGCTGCTCATGGTAAATTTACTATGAATAATAAAAATATTATTCGTACTGTTAAAAACAGTAATATAACAAAATATATTAATGGTAATTATTTATTTTCTAGTACAAAAATCAAAGATTCTGATAAGATGATAGAATTTTTTTTAAATAGATTACGCATATTTAAAAAAATTTCTAAAAAAGAATTTACTTTAAATACAGGAATAAAAATTAGTTCTATTACTGAATATATAGCAAAATCAGAAAAATTAGGATATATTAAAAATAATAAAGATTATTTAATAGTTACTAAAAAAGGTTATTTATTTTTAAACGATTTATTAGAAATATTTGTTTAAATTAATTAATACTATTAATTTTTGTATATTCTAAAACCCATATTTGTTTATTTTTTTTTTTAGCTTTATTAAAAAATTTTGTTGATGGTAATTTATAAAAATTTTTATATATTTTTTTAAATGTGTTTGATGAAATAATATTATTATTATAATTAATATTATTAATATTAGATATTATATTATCTTTATATTGGATATCGTCTGTATTAATATATAAAATTCCTTTATTTTGTAATACTAAAAAAATTTGTTTCAAAAAATTATTATTTAATAATCTTCTTTTCTTATGTTTTATTTTTGGCCAAGGATCAGGAAAATATATTTGAATTAATTTTATATGATTATAAGGAATCATTTTTTGTAAAACATCTATAACATTATAATTAATTAATTTTAAATTATTTATTTTATTTATATTAATATTTTTTAAACAATTAATTATTCCTGGTATATATACTTCAATACCAATAAAATTATATTGAGGATTATTAATAGCAATATCAATAAGTAATTCTCCTGTTCCAAAACCAATATCAATTATTATTGGAAAATTCTTATGAAATATCAAATTAAAATCTATAGGAGTCATTTGAAATTTAATATTAAATTTATATGAATATTTTTCTAATATTTTTTTTTGTAATTGACTTAATTTTCTATAACGACAAGTAAAACTTTTAATATTATTTTTCATTTTTATTATTATTTATAATATTTTATTATATAATTTTAATTAAAAATATTTTTTGGAATATTTTTTATTATGACTAGAAAAATTTTTTGCATATTTTATCAATGTAAAATGACAGGACTAAATTATTATATATATCCAGGATATATAGGTGAAATTATTTTCAATCAAATATCAAAAAAAGCATGGAATAAATGGTTAATTAAACAAACTAAATTAATAAATGAAAATAATTTAAATTTGATAAATAAAAAACATTCTAATTATTTAAAAAATAATATGATTAATTTTCTTTTTATTAAAAATTAATTTATTATTTTGAATAAATAATATAATTATATTGTTGGAGCTAAGCGGGATCGAACCGCTGACCCTCTGCGTGCAAAGCAGATGCTCTACCATCTGAGCTATAGCCCCAATTATTTTAGGCTTGAGTGGACTTGAACCACCGACCTCACCCTTATCAGGGGTGTGCTCTAACCAACTGAGCTACAAGCCTATTAATTATTAAATAATTTATTCATATTTATTATTAAAAGTCAAATAAAATTTTTTAATTATTTTAAAAAATAATTTATTTCGTTTAATATAAAATTATTCTTTTTATTATATAAAATAAAAATTTTATGATATATTATAATATATTTATATTTTTAGAGTTAATAATCATTTTTTTTCTTATTTTTTTATATAAAAAAAAATTTGATCAATTAAATAAATTAAACTTAATAAATAAAATTACTGAAAAAATTTTAGAAGAAAAAATAAAAAAGAATAATAAATTAAGTTATAAATTAAAAGAATTTATAAGTTTAAAAGATAATTTAAATAATAATTTAAAAAAATTAGAAATTGAATTAGTTGTTATACAAGAAAAAAATAATAATTTAAAATTTTTAAAAATAGAAAATAACGATTTAAAAATAAAAATATTAAATCAATTAGAAATTATTTCAGATTTAAAATCTAAAATAAGTAAAATTGATACTCAATTAAAAGATTCAATTATTTTTTTTGAAAAAAAACAAATATTAATAACAGATAATAAAAATTATTTAAATTCAGAATTTATAAATTTAGCTAATAAAATTTTTGAAAATAATGAAAAACGTATTAATGAAAATAATAATAAAAATATAAAAAATATAATTAATCCATTGAAAGAACAGTTAAATGATTTTAGAAATCAACTTCAAAATAATTTAAATAAAGAATCTTCTGAAAGAAATATATTAACTTATGAATTACGTAATTTACAAAAATTAAATAATCATCTTTCTAAAGAAGCAATTAATTTAACAAATGCTTTAAAAGGTAATAATAAAATTCAAGGAAATTGGGGTGAATTAATTTTAAATAAAATATTAGAATCATCAGGATTAAGAAAGGGATATGAATATGAAATTCAAAAAACTATTAAATTAAAAGATAAACAAAAAAAAATTCAACCTGATATAATAATCAAATTACCTCATAATAAAAATATAATAATTGATTCTAAAATGACTTTAGTTGCTTATGAACGTTATTTTAATTCTGATGATAGTAAAATTAAAAATAAAGCTTTAGATGAACATATACTTGCTATTAAAAATCATTTACGTTTATTAAGTAGTAAAAATTATCAAAATTTACCTAATATGAAATCATTAGATTATATTATTATGTTTATTCCTATAGAACCAGCTTTTTTAATAGCTATAGGTTATAAACCTTCATTATTAAATGAAGCATTAAAACAAAATATTATGTTAGTTAGCCCCACAACATTAATGGTTACCCTTAGAACTATTAGTAATTTATGGCGTTTTGATAAACAAAATAAAAACTCTTTAATTATAGCTAATAAAGCTACAAAATTATATGATAAAATTAGACTTTTTGTAGAAGATATATATAATATTGAAAAAAGTTTAAATAAATTACAAGATAATTATAATTCAGTAAAAAAAAGATTATTTACAGGTAAAGGTAATATTATTTCACAAGCAGAAAGTTTTAGAAATTTAGGTATTAAAGTAGTTAATAAAATAAATACAAAAAATATAGATAATGATTAATATCATGTTAAAATATTTATTTTATAATAAAGATATTAAATAATGTTTGATATTAGTGTTAATTTAACAAATATACAATTTGATAAAGATCGTAATTTAGTTATTGATAGATCAATAAAAAAAGGAATAAAAGGTATGTTAATTATTGGATCTAATATTACTGATAGTTATCATGCATATAAAATTGTTAAAAAATACAATAATTATTGTTGGTCTACTGTAGGAATTCATCCTCATTATGCTAATTTATGGAAAAAAGATACAATAGATAATATTTGTTATATTTTATCTAAAAAAAGAGTAGTAGCTATAGGAGAATGTGGATTAGATTTTTATAGAAATAAATCTTCTAAAAAAGAACAATTATTTGTTTTCAATGCACAATTAGAATTAGCATCAAGTTTATTTAAACCTGTATTTTTACATTGTCGCAATGCTTTTAATATTTTTATTAAAGAACTATCTCCTTGGATTAATAAAATTCCTCAATCTATAATACATTGTTTTTCTGGTAGTAAATATGAATTAGAACAATGTCTGTCTATGAATTTATCTATAGGAATATCTGGATTATTTTTTAATAAAAAATATAGATCTGAATCTATAAATGATATTAAATTAATTCCAAAAGAATTTTTATTAACAGAAACAGATTCTCCTTATTTATCATTTAAAAAAATAAAAGATAGCAATTATTATAATATAATAAAAAATAGAAATGAACCACTATTTTTATATTATCTTTTGAAACATATTTCATATATAAGAAATGAAAGTTTTTCATTATTACAAATTCAGACAGAAAAAAATGCTCGTAATATTTTAAAAATTTAATTTTTATAAATTTTAACTCTATAAAAATCAAGTTTAAATAAAGAGAAAACATTATGATTTTACTTTCTAGTATATCTCAATTAATAAAAGATAAAATTAAAATTAATAGTGAAATAACTATAGGTGGGTGGGTGCGTACAAAAAGACATTCGAAAATAGGAATAACTTTTATTATTTTATATGATGGTTCATGTATTCATGATATTCAAGTAATAGCTTACGAATCATTAAATAATTATAAAAAAGATATTTTATCAATTACTAGTGGTTGTTCTTTAATGATAACTGGAAAATTAGTAAAATCTCCTAAAAAATTACAGAAATATGAAATACATGCTTCAAAAATAAAAGTTTTAGGATGGGTTAAAAATCCTGAAAAATATCCTATCTCTCCTAAAAAACATAGTTTAGAATATTTAAGAAAAGTATCTCATTTACGTTCACGTACTAAGTTAATTAGTTGTATTACTAGAATAAAACATAATATAATTATATATATTCATAATTTTTTTCATAAAAAAAATTTTTTTTGTATAAATACTCCATTAATTACTACTTTAGATACTGAAGGTTCAGGTAAAATGTTTAGAGTTTCAACTATCGATCTTAAAAATTTATTTTTTGATTCTTATAAAAAAATAAATTTTAAAAAAGATTTTTTCGGTAAAGAATCTTTTTTAACTGTATCTGGACAATTAAATTTAGAATCATATGCATGTTCTATGTCTAAAGTATACACCTTTGGACCTACTTTTAGAGCTGAAAATTCTAATACTAATCGTCATCTAGCTGAATTTTGGATGTTAGAAATAGAAATGTCATTTGCAAATTTAAAAAATATTATGTATTTAGCAGAAAAATTATTAAAATATTTATGTAAAAAAATTTTAAATAATCATATAGATGAAATTAATTTTTTATCAAAAAAAAATAATATTAATTTATTTAATAAAATTAATAAAATTATTACAAATAAATTTATAATTATTGATTATACTAATGCTATTAATATTTTAATAAAAAACAAAAAAAAATTTAATAATCAAATTTTATGGGGAAAAGATTTATCTATAGAACACGAAAAATATTTAACTAATAATTATTTTAATGGACCAGTAATTATATATAATTACCCTAAAGAAATAAAAGCTTTTTATATGTATCTTAATAAAGATAAAAAAACAGTTTCTTCTATGGATGTTTTATTACCAGACATAGGAGAAATTATAGGTGGTTCTCAACGAGAACACAGAATTGATATATTAGATCAAAGAATTA contains:
- the rplW gene encoding 50S ribosomal protein L23, whose protein sequence is MILTGFFFKILQSPHISEKSSLAIEKTNTFTIKVLKKATKKDIKIAIQKIFNVKIKNINTLIVKGKTKKNKKHIYHRSNWKKAYISLEKGQNIDFNTNKN
- the rplD gene encoding 50S ribosomal protein L4, whose translation is MEIITKDTKNKVILSDKVFNRHYNKSLIHQVVESYRTVSRQGSKAQKTRGEVKGSGKKPWRQKGTGKARAGSLQSPIWRSGGVTFASKNKIYYKKVNKKMYRNALKSIFSELFRKNRIILLSDFIIKKPKTKILINKLKNFSFKKIIIISISIEKNLFLASRNLHNIEIKNSMNINPISLINSDKIIITINAIKHIEEILK
- the rplC gene encoding 50S ribosomal protein L3; protein product: MISLIGKKLGMTRIFTEDGMSIPITVIKFESISITQIKTVINDGYSAIQMTTGTKKVSRINKAEAGHFAKAKTPAGYILWEHRLISNNENKFYIGQNITIEIFSKIKKVDITGISKGKGFSGTVKRWNFKTQDASHGNSLSHRVPGSIGQNQTPGKVFKGKKMAGQLGNKKITIQNLNIIKLNIKKRLLLIKGAIPGFIGSNVIVKPAIKNLN
- the rpsJ gene encoding 30S ribosomal protein S10 — encoded protein: MQNQRIRIRLKAFDHRLIDQSTAEIVETAKRTGAQVHGPIPLPTQKERFTILISPHVNKDARDQYEIRTHKRLVDIIKPTEKTVDALMRLDLAAGVDVQISLG
- the ruvX gene encoding Holliday junction resolvase RuvX; amino-acid sequence: MFLNKKNITLLAFDYGTKNIGVAVGQTIIGIAHSLKKIKNNKKGKPDWNEFKKIIKYWKPNKIIIGLPLNMNGSEQNITILTKKFAYLIKTKFNVNVELHDERLSTIEAKNILFTNGGWKMLKKNDVNSLSASVILQSWFENNKFYLKIKK
- a CDS encoding YggT family protein, which produces MLTLTFLGRSIFEITIMTLLMRIWINLFMNDIYNSFSQFIILVTQPFITPIKFFIPNIKNFEISSFILLSIICIMKYPILTYLEVTFVPYILSLTTYIFIGFFSLVKGIGYLIFWLITIRSIFSWFNRNYNDFDIVLNKLTDQILNFTRKYISPIYNVDMSAFIITMSLYFLNFLGYDLFPGFWSII
- the hemW gene encoding radical SAM family heme chaperone HemW; the encoded protein is MQKKYYSLYIHIPWCLKKCPYCDFYSLVTSDINFNKNIKQRYINNLLLDLENDLFFLKKNKIYIKSIFFGGGTPSLINGKLISYLLNEINKKVYIKKSAEITIETNPSSINKKNILEYKKSGINRISIGIQSFNDISLKLLGRIHSAKDAINAIHTVIDNGFTNFNIDLMYGIPKQSLKEAKNDLYQTLLFNPKHISWYQLTIEPNTIFGKYKPKNLPKNDILWKIFKEGKKILKKYGYINYEISSFVKENIFKCKHNLNYWNFGDYIGIGCAAHGKFTMNNKNIIRTVKNSNITKYINGNYLFSSTKIKDSDKMIEFFLNRLRIFKKISKKEFTLNTGIKISSITEYIAKSEKLGYIKNNKDYLIVTKKGYLFLNDLLEIFV
- the trmB gene encoding tRNA (guanosine(46)-N7)-methyltransferase TrmB, with translation MKNNIKSFTCRYRKLSQLQKKILEKYSYKFNIKFQMTPIDFNLIFHKNFPIIIDIGFGTGELLIDIAINNPQYNFIGIEVYIPGIINCLKNININKINNLKLINYNVIDVLQKMIPYNHIKLIQIYFPDPWPKIKHKKRRLLNNNFLKQIFLVLQNKGILYINTDDIQYKDNIISNINNINYNNNIISSNTFKKIYKNFYKLPSTKFFNKAKKKNKQIWVLEYTKINSIN
- a CDS encoding oxidative damage protection protein yields the protein MTRKIFCIFYQCKMTGLNYYIYPGYIGEIIFNQISKKAWNKWLIKQTKLINENNLNLINKKHSNYLKNNMINFLFIKN
- the rmuC gene encoding DNA recombination protein RmuC gives rise to the protein MIYYNIFIFLELIIIFFLIFLYKKKFDQLNKLNLINKITEKILEEKIKKNNKLSYKLKEFISLKDNLNNNLKKLEIELVVIQEKNNNLKFLKIENNDLKIKILNQLEIISDLKSKISKIDTQLKDSIIFFEKKQILITDNKNYLNSEFINLANKIFENNEKRINENNNKNIKNIINPLKEQLNDFRNQLQNNLNKESSERNILTYELRNLQKLNNHLSKEAINLTNALKGNNKIQGNWGELILNKILESSGLRKGYEYEIQKTIKLKDKQKKIQPDIIIKLPHNKNIIIDSKMTLVAYERYFNSDDSKIKNKALDEHILAIKNHLRLLSSKNYQNLPNMKSLDYIIMFIPIEPAFLIAIGYKPSLLNEALKQNIMLVSPTTLMVTLRTISNLWRFDKQNKNSLIIANKATKLYDKIRLFVEDIYNIEKSLNKLQDNYNSVKKRLFTGKGNIISQAESFRNLGIKVVNKINTKNIDND
- a CDS encoding TatD family hydrolase is translated as MFDISVNLTNIQFDKDRNLVIDRSIKKGIKGMLIIGSNITDSYHAYKIVKKYNNYCWSTVGIHPHYANLWKKDTIDNICYILSKKRVVAIGECGLDFYRNKSSKKEQLFVFNAQLELASSLFKPVFLHCRNAFNIFIKELSPWINKIPQSIIHCFSGSKYELEQCLSMNLSIGISGLFFNKKYRSESINDIKLIPKEFLLTETDSPYLSFKKIKDSNYYNIIKNRNEPLFLYYLLKHISYIRNESFSLLQIQTEKNARNILKI
- the asnS gene encoding asparagine--tRNA ligase, encoding MLLSSISQLIKDKIKINSEITIGGWVRTKRHSKIGITFIILYDGSCIHDIQVIAYESLNNYKKDILSITSGCSLMITGKLVKSPKKLQKYEIHASKIKVLGWVKNPEKYPISPKKHSLEYLRKVSHLRSRTKLISCITRIKHNIIIYIHNFFHKKNFFCINTPLITTLDTEGSGKMFRVSTIDLKNLFFDSYKKINFKKDFFGKESFLTVSGQLNLESYACSMSKVYTFGPTFRAENSNTNRHLAEFWMLEIEMSFANLKNIMYLAEKLLKYLCKKILNNHIDEINFLSKKNNINLFNKINKIITNKFIIIDYTNAINILIKNKKKFNNQILWGKDLSIEHEKYLTNNYFNGPVIIYNYPKEIKAFYMYLNKDKKTVSSMDVLLPDIGEIIGGSQREHRIDILDQRIKELKLNKKDYWWYRDLRKYGTVIHSGFGLGFERFITYITGLCNVREAIPFPRTPYNAKF